The following are encoded in a window of Candidatus Paceibacterota bacterium genomic DNA:
- the ftsZ gene encoding cell division protein FtsZ → MPQIKPEVETFARIRVLGVGGSGKNAVNHMVTSKVAGVEFIAINTDAQDLHHSMAPKKIHIGKNLTKGLGTGMNPEQGRKAAEETKEEIQEIIKGADMIFIACGEGGGTGTGAAPVVARTAKELGALTVAVVTKPFFFEGQSRMRLAEQGIEELKKSVDAIIVIPNDRLLATVSKDTTARDAFAMCDEILKQAVEGISSLITTPGVINVDFADIRAVLENAGSALMGIGTGIGDKRAEDAAKAAINSPLLDISIHGAKGVLFSIAGGDDLKMYEIQDAAKIITESIDPGAKVIFGTIHDEKLKKGEVKVTVIASGFPEGMPKKGLFHFESSEPKEEKKSKLFSSSTPAPVVVKEVPKPVEEKKPEIKVVDDSDDEWGAVPAFLRRSKIK, encoded by the coding sequence ATGCCCCAAATTAAACCAGAAGTAGAAACATTTGCTCGAATTCGAGTGCTCGGAGTCGGAGGTTCAGGAAAGAACGCAGTAAACCACATGGTGACCTCAAAGGTCGCTGGTGTTGAGTTTATCGCAATAAACACCGATGCGCAGGATTTGCACCACTCAATGGCGCCAAAGAAGATCCATATCGGTAAAAACCTCACCAAAGGCCTCGGTACAGGAATGAATCCAGAGCAAGGACGAAAAGCTGCTGAAGAAACAAAAGAAGAAATCCAAGAAATCATCAAAGGCGCAGATATGATATTCATCGCTTGCGGAGAAGGAGGCGGAACAGGAACCGGTGCTGCTCCCGTTGTCGCTCGAACTGCAAAGGAGCTCGGGGCCCTCACTGTCGCCGTTGTGACCAAGCCATTCTTTTTTGAAGGACAATCTCGAATGCGACTTGCGGAACAAGGAATCGAAGAACTCAAAAAGAGCGTTGATGCAATCATCGTTATTCCAAACGACCGACTGCTTGCAACTGTAAGCAAGGACACGACCGCACGAGACGCATTCGCAATGTGCGATGAAATTTTGAAACAAGCAGTTGAAGGAATCTCAAGCCTCATCACCACTCCCGGAGTCATTAACGTCGACTTCGCCGATATTCGCGCAGTGCTCGAAAATGCCGGTTCTGCTCTTATGGGCATCGGTACAGGCATTGGAGACAAGCGAGCGGAAGACGCAGCAAAGGCAGCTATCAATTCTCCCCTTCTCGATATTTCAATTCACGGCGCAAAAGGAGTGCTCTTCTCTATCGCCGGCGGAGACGATTTGAAAATGTATGAAATTCAGGATGCTGCGAAAATTATTACCGAATCAATCGACCCAGGCGCAAAAGTTATCTTCGGAACAATTCATGATGAGAAATTGAAGAAGGGCGAAGTGAAAGTAACAGTCATCGCCTCTGGTTTCCCAGAAGGCATGCCGAAAAAAGGACTCTTCCATTTTGAATCAAGCGAACCGAAGGAAGAAAAGAAAAGCAAACTCTTCAGCTCTTCGACTCCAGCACCGGTAGTAGTAAAAGAAGTTCCAAAGCCTGTTGAAGAAAAGAAACCTGAAATCAAAGTGGTAGACGACAGTGATGATGAATGGGGCGCAGTGCCGGCATTCCTAAGACGATCAAAAATAAAGTAG
- a CDS encoding FAD-dependent oxidoreductase, which translates to MTYDLAIIGGGPAGAAAAVYAARKRLKTVFITESFGGQSVVSADIQNWIGTVSISGDKLAKDLEAHTRAYAEDIVDIKTGERAENITKTASGFSVKTGKASYDAKTVLIATGSTRRKLQVPGAEEFENKGITYCASCDGPLFADQDVVVIGGGNAAFETAAQLLAYCKSVTLLNRSPEFRADPVTVQKILLNPKMRAIRNAIPVKVSGDKFVTGITYRDAEKTEDVETEIKTNGIFVEIGLIPTTDFAKDIVKRDEHNHIVVDPRTQKTSQEGIWAAGDCTDGKYHQNNIAAGDAVKALEDIYLAIHAK; encoded by the coding sequence ATGACTTATGACCTTGCTATTATCGGCGGCGGCCCCGCCGGGGCCGCCGCAGCTGTGTATGCTGCGCGAAAGCGTCTCAAGACTGTTTTTATAACGGAGAGCTTCGGCGGCCAAAGCGTAGTATCAGCCGACATTCAAAACTGGATCGGGACTGTTTCCATTTCCGGAGACAAGCTCGCGAAGGATCTTGAAGCTCACACCCGCGCTTACGCTGAAGATATTGTCGATATAAAGACTGGCGAAAGAGCTGAAAATATCACAAAAACCGCTTCAGGGTTTAGCGTAAAGACAGGAAAAGCTTCGTATGACGCGAAGACAGTTCTCATTGCGACTGGAAGCACCCGAAGAAAACTCCAGGTTCCTGGCGCGGAAGAATTTGAAAATAAAGGCATCACCTACTGTGCATCTTGCGACGGACCTCTTTTTGCTGATCAGGATGTTGTGGTTATCGGCGGAGGGAATGCAGCATTTGAGACCGCAGCTCAGCTTCTTGCCTACTGCAAAAGTGTAACTCTTCTCAATCGTTCCCCAGAATTCCGTGCTGATCCTGTTACAGTACAGAAAATTCTTTTGAATCCGAAAATGCGGGCAATTCGAAATGCTATTCCAGTAAAAGTCTCCGGCGACAAATTTGTCACAGGAATCACCTACCGAGATGCTGAAAAAACAGAAGACGTGGAGACAGAAATTAAAACAAATGGAATTTTCGTTGAAATCGGCCTCATTCCCACAACTGACTTCGCAAAAGATATTGTAAAGCGAGATGAACACAATCATATTGTCGTCGATCCTCGAACACAGAAAACCTCACAGGAAGGAATTTGGGCTGCGGGAGACTGCACCGATGGCAAATATCACCAAAACAACATCGCCGCAGGCGATGCCGTGAAAGCCCTCGAAGACATCTACCTCGCTATCCACGCGAAATAA